A segment of the Solanum lycopersicum chromosome 9, SLM_r2.1 genome:
AAGTGTCTATGGTTGAACTGCATAGATGCTTATTCCAAACTTAGGCATGGCCTTTGGGCTTTGGGTGCTAGTTTGCATTTTACATAGCAAAGCTATTGAAGAAGTTTCCGGTTCTTCtggtcttaattttttttattcatgctAGAAATATGTCCCTGTTAGTAACATTTGTATAGGTAAGTATTTTGTTGTTGGAAAGATCCCATAGTTGTCCTCTTAGCTCGAAAGcaattttcacttagacacctcaggGCTTGTACCTATTGAGCAACCAAACTCAAACCAAATTATTCCTATTAAACCACTTTATACTACTACTAACAGAAACACAGTGTGTGAACTGCTGCACACACATTGACTTGCAACACTAACAAAGCATTTGGCTTTTGAGTCTGAGAAGAAGGGGTTTGAAGTAAATAAGGGGAAAAAAACTACGCTTTTTTCTCAAATGCATTTTCCTGGAACTCCCCCGCTGCCCACCGTGGTCGCTGGCAGTGATGGTTCTCTATGACTGACTTCTCTAGCTCCTTTTGAAACCATTTTCTCCATTCTAGAGTGATTGAGATGAGCTCAACAAACAAATGAATTAAGAGGTCTTAAAAAGTTGAGTCCATCAGTTCTTGAGGTGTAATAAAGCAAACTCTTGGAGTCGGAGCGGAGACAGAAGGCCCCTACTTACTACTTTCAGATGGATTCACTGACcccccacccaaaaaaaaaaaacaaaaaccaacACACAGCCTCTGTCACCTGTCGTGGACccacaatatttatatatggtgTCTTGTTCAAATTTGAGAAACCTTATATGGGAAACTCGAGGTGTCATTCAAATATGAGAAACTAAAGTTTATATTGGAAATTCAAGAATTATCTTGAGCACAACCCTTAAAATGCTGGGTGGGTTACCTATATTTGGGTTCATTTTTGACACCCCTATTCTAGTATTAACTGGATAATTATGTGAAAAGGTTCAGGAaaaatcaaaggaaaaaaaaaaacaagagtcGGTGACTGGGAGAGAGCCTACTGCCTAGGGTGGATATGGTGGTGACTGGAGATTATGCTGTTTCACGCGCTCTATTGTAGTGAAATTTAAGCTCTATTTCATGTCAGTGAGTTGTGTCTAATAGATACAATTTGGTTTGAATTCAGGTAGGTACAAGCCCcaattgaggtgtctaaatggaAATTGCTTGCAAGTTTAGAGAGCCTTATATATGTTCTGccttattattgtcatggtgaATATTGTCTCATCAGCTTTGGTGATTTTATCTGCAGCATCTACAAAGCAGTACTCAAATCTAAGAGTTCAATAAAAGAAGTAAACCAAATTGCACAGGTCTTCTTTTGTGATAAGCCTGATAAATATGATAGAAAATGTTGCTTTATGTCTACTGGTATGTGTTGACTTTTATATATTTGGAATGCCAGCTTCGAATTATTATAAAACCAAAGCCTTGTGTCGGAGTTAGGCCCCTTTGCAGTGCACAGCAGGTAATGTGTTATGACAATGCCGATACAACTTTCTTTTGAAGTTGAATACTTTATTTGGTTTCCCGAAACTTCTAAGgttgtcttttttttattggtAGAACTTGTAAGGTTGTTTATGACGTATATTATTCAAAGTTCTAGTGGATTTCAATTTCGAAACCTTTGACCAAAACAGCGGGAAGTGTACAACTTGTATTTCCTAacattaaagagaaaaaagggCGGTGGGGGTGATGGTGGTATGGCATTTTGTTTGTGGAAACAGAGTTCATTAGATGTCACTTTGTGATCATGCATTTTGGTTTGAAATAAGATCGCTCAATAATGTGTTGTAAATCATATACAAATTGTACCTAAGTTTTATTCCTTTGGAAATTGAGCAGAAAGAATTACtagtataaattaataaatcaatactgATTTTTGCACTTCTTTCTGTATACAGTATAGAGGTATCTCTGACATGTCTTTTCTGTATAGATATGCTATCATCTGCTTGGACTAGTACATGGAATCTGGACACCTATCCCTCGTGCTGTAAGTATTGGATAATGTATCTGCATCCCTTTCCTCTGTCATATGCTAATGGACTTTTGTCGCTCTATCTGTAACATTTTGCCACAGATGAAAGACTACATTGCCACTCCAAAGCCTAACGGCTATCAAAGTCTTCATACAACGGTGATTCCATTTCTTTATGAGAGCATGTTTCGTTTAGAGGTTCAGGTACACTCACAGCACCCCCAAAACTAaggaataataaatatatcagTTACTCCCTctattccaatatgtatgtccCACCTATTTAATTATGTACCAAAATGTTTGACAGCATTCTATCtctacaaaatttcaatttcaagaatccAAATACATTGCACTCTTCAAATTTGAACTCTCTTTTGATGTTCCCAATCAAACTAATGTTTCAGTCATTATTGTAATATTTTACTTTCTGATTTTATGAATTTGCCTCTGGTTCATTGACAAGTCAGCACTTATTTGTTTCTGATTATTGTCGAGCAACTTGATTATACTTGCATAATGTTTGGCAGATTAGAACTGAAGAGATGGACCTCATAGCTGAGAGAGGCATTGCTGCACACTACAGTGGGAAAGGTTTTGTAAATGGTTTAGTTGGGCATGTTATAACCAATGATAAAAATTCTGGAGGGAAAATAGTCTGCCTTAACAATGCCAATATTGCTCTCAGGGTATAAAGTATATTGTTTTGCTAAACTGTCTAGTGCCTTAATAGCTGTGTGTGCTTCgtttataactattattatggGATAAAGTTCCTTTTCTGATGTAGATTGGCTGGCTGAATGCAATTAGGGAGTGGCAAGAAGAGTTCGTTGGAAACATGAGTTCGCAGGCTTGAATCTTGCATAGTCTAGCTCTATGCTGATCTGCTTGGACAAATCTTGCGCTCCACGCATGTTGGTTCGAAAAGGCAAATGTGGATTTCTTCAAATTCAAACGATGCCCAAAATGAGAAGTAgagattttaaatcaaaaagcTATCGAACAATCATATCACACAACTTTTTCAGTTCAAATGAGGCTccgaaacaaaaaaaataggaattttCCAAAGGGGCAAATGTAGGCCCACGCCACATAGCTTGAAACTCATCCCACCCATTGTCATCCCCATGCATTAGTGTCACTAAATAAAAACGCATACTTAATTTTTCGAGTCTCAGctctgaaaattttaaattgtagtTTACTGATTCGATTTTGACTCTAAATTTTGTGAGTCTACTCGTGATAACCTAGTGAAtgatatttattacttctagaAGACCAACATCACTTTTTTATAGTTTCatgtcataaaaataaattcaaacttaTCTCAAATTTTAgtgtttccatttttttaacCCATCGTGCCAAGTGATGCACGCGTTGGAGGAACTACACCTGTGTTTGGTCTCTACATCGACGCTACAAGGATTGAGGGTACGGTGACAAATGGTTGGATTGATTCAGATTTTGATGGATTGAATATGAGTTGACCAAAAATGGTTTGGATTACAATccacacaaataaaatatgacaaatatgGATTTGATCAAATATGATTTGGATAAAATAGTTTCAACTTACCCCTTCCCCTCGGGCACCCCCTCTCCCCAGCCCTTCTCCCGACCTTCCACCAACCGACCCCTAAAAAACTTACCCACTCCTCGGGCACCCCTCCCGGCCTCCCCCCAATCTTCCACCAACCTacccctaattttttttgttttctaaaaaaaataaaaagaatctgtttttcaaaaagagaaaaagatttAGCCCCTTCCTCCGTGCACCCTCAACCCCCAATCTTCCACCAACCTAtcccaaaatatttttgttttttaaaaacaaaaaaactatttCATTTCACTTATACGAGCTGAATATAGATTCTCATGTTAACCCATTTTGTCcatatttatatgaatttaaagAAGTTGAAAACCATAttaactcttttttaaaaaaaaaaagaaattcatttaATATGAGAAAACTTATTTCATTTGagcttgaaatttttttattgccCGAAATCGACCGTTTTGGAATCCGTTGAATGGTAATTACTATATATTGTTCaccatgttattattattttcttttttagaacTTTTAGCGGACAAACACAAATCTAATATAGTTACTTACAGCTGCCTAAAGTTATACTGTGATTTAGGCTACTGGTGTTTTCCCTCCCCAATAAATTGTCATCCAAGAATAGTGAACTATAATATATGATAAGTACATATTATGTGGTATATagtaagattattttatttttaattagattttaaatttaaataatgaatataaaaaaaatgttattagaAGCGTTTGATCGAAAGAAATTTTCTCATGAATGACCAAAACATCAGATTGACATGGGATGAAATAATTCTACAGTCCATTTCTGGAGGGAGATAAGAAGTaggtttattttattcatttaataaaTAAGTTGATCGAAAATGGCACgtgtagaaaaaaataatggacaTTTGGCAGAGCTTAAACAATcacattattataattgttattatattataggCCGAAAGTTTGGAATGGACAGATGTCAGGTTTAACAACAGTTGAGCTGCGACCACGACAGCACAATGAATTTATTCAAACCACGATGATATAACAGACCAGAAgggaagaaaatatataaaataattagagATAATAATTTCTACACAATTTTagttctataaaaaaaaacttattataaataataataattagacaTATTCATGGGTCActttctatattatattatattaaaaagaatttattaagAAGGTGGTGTATTCAGTATTCTAtctattttgttgttgtaattGGAAAATGTCGAATCCAAAGTTGTCAAGAATACCTAGTATGAGAGAGAGAGTTGAGGATACTCTCTCTGCTCACCGTAATCAGCTAGTGGCTCTCCTATCCAGGTAGGTACTAATTTggagatttttcttttttgataaattagttgagaaaatttggagatttatttaaaaaaaaaaaaaaagatatgtggCGCAGGGGAAGGGGATATTGCAGCCTCATCATTTAATTGATGAGCTGAATAATGCTGTATGTGATGACACTGCTTGTGAAAAGCTGAAAGAAGGCCCCTTTTGTGAAATCTTGAAATCTACTCAGGTTGTTTCATTTGATTTTCTGTTCAGAATTTAAACATCGAAATTCGTTTACCTGACATCAAAATATATAGGAAGCCATTGTGCTCCCACCATTTGTTGCTATAGCAGTTCGTCCAAGGCCAGGTGTTTGGGAATATGTTCGTGTGAACGTATATGATCTGAGTGTTGAACAATTGACGGTTCCTGAATATCTCCGTTTCAAAGAAGAACTTGTCGATGGAGAGTAAGTGTTGTATTGCAAATATGTTACATAGGAAACTTGCACAAGTTTACCTTGGTTTCAACTGTAGGGATCATAATCATCTTTTTGTGCTTGAGCTGGATTTTGAGCCATTTAATGCATCAGTTCCTCGTCCCTCACGCTCTTCATCCATTGGAAATGGAGTACAATTCCTCAATCGTCATTTGTCCTCAAATATGTTTCGCAGCAACGAATCCCTCGACCCATTACTTGATTTCCTTAGAGGACACAATCATAAAGGGAATGTAAGTACCCTGACCGGTTTTTCCTAATTCTGCTTATCCCTGATTGTCTCGGTACGTGCAACCATTATCCGCTATTCTACTTGTATTGCTGGACACCATTACTTTATTGTTTTTCCCACTTGTTCATCTAACTGTTCAACTACTTCTATTTGTAAGATGGATTCTCTATCTACGCAGGTCTTGATGTTGAATGAACGTATACAGCGAATCTCCAGGCTGGAGTCGTCTCTTAATAAGGCAGATGATTATCTCTCAAAGCTACCACCAGATACACCCTATACTGACTTTGAATATGCGTGAGTTTGTACATATTTGTTTTGTCTTCTTACAAGTGtaagaaaattaaagatatatagGAGCTGAAATCTTGTTCATGGAACCATGTGGATGCAGATTGCAGGAAATGGGCTTTGAGAAAGGTTGGGGTGATACTGCAAATCGTGTTTTGGAGACTATGCATCTGCTTTCTGACATTCTTCAGGCTCCTGATCCCTCAACCTTAGAGACTTTTCTTGGTAGATTACCAATGGTGTTTAATGTTGTCATATTATCTCCTCATGGATACTTTGGTCAAGCAAATGTCTTGGGTTTGCCGGACACTGGTGGACAGGTAATAACAAGGTGAAAGGGGTCTTGTATTATGTAAACTCGTTTGCATACAACTCCAATTTTTTTTCAGCATATTCCCTTTAAACAGTTATCTATCATCTACTTCATCTTCCCCACAAACATTGTCACCTAGCTTTTCCTACAATCTGAAGAACtggaggaaaaaaaaaagaattatcttATCTTCTATTTAGTATTAACGGAGAAGACTTATCTTTGTTGGAAATTCTGATTCTTACATTTGGTTTATTTCCTCTTCTTGCAAATTATACTGCTGAATCATCCTGAGATATGCCAGTTTACTTTGGATGTAAAGGTTAATACGGGACCACTCAGTTCTTTCTTGCAGTAGACTTGAGCAGGCACACTCTATTGCAGTTGATATATTTCGTATAATCTTGCAGAAGCTAGAGCAGTGTTGTAATGTTACTGAAGTTTCATCCATGGTTTCCTTGAATTTGTTCTCCTTTTGGTGATTCACAGGTTGTCTATATACTGGATCAAGTGCGTGCTTTGGAGGCCGAAATGCTTCTTAGAATAAAGCAACAAGGACTCAACTTCAAGCCTAGAATCCTTGTTGTGAGTACATGTATGTTATGCAAACTCTAATTTGGTTTCTGGGATTGTATTTGACATAAATATGCTTTCTTTGATTGCAAAAGGTCACCCGACTGATACCTGATGCTAAAGGAACCACGTGCAACCAGCGGTTGGAGAGAATTAGTGGAACTGAATACTCGCATATTTTACGTGTCCCTTTTAGGACAGAAAATGGAATCCTTCATAAATGGATATCTAGGTTTGATGTATGGCCTTACCTGGAGAAGTTTACTGAGGTAACCTCTTTGTCTTTTGGAAATCACCGTTTGTTGCTGATGTTTGTTCAGTGTGCTAAAGCGAACGATGGCAACTAGTACAAATTGTGCGAACTTGAAGCCAACTGTTGTGTTTGCCAACATGTTGATAAATGGATAACTTTTGGTCATCATTTACATTTTTTGGTTTAACATACTGGATAACACACTTCTCGTGTCTTCCTGCGTATATATATTGGAAAATGACAATACTCGcccttctataattttttaggACCTTTCTGTGTACGGTAAATTTCCCAGCTGACATTTCCAAGTCAATTCTTGACCAGGACGTGGCAGGTGAAATGTCTGCTGAGCTCCAGGGAGTGCCTGATCTGATTATTGGCAACTACAGTGATGGAAATTTAGTTGCCTCCCTGTTAGCATATAAAATGGGCATCACACAGGTAGGAAAGACGTGATTATTTACCTGGCTAGCACAATGTCTTGAGGCTGTGTATCTGCAATACTAATTTAATACTTTGCTGCCACCTTTATTTCCCAGTGTACCATTGCTCATGCTTTGGAGAAAACAAAGTATCCTGATTCTGACATCTATTGGAAAAAGTTTGAGGAGAAATATCATTTTTCATGTCAGTTTACTGCTGACCTACTGTCAATGAATCATTCAGATTTCATAATCACTAGTACCTATCAAGAGATTGCAGGAACGTAAGTCATCTTAATTTGGCCCTGATTTTTTATTGAGtccatttttaattcaatagcATGATTTGAGGAACTGTGATTGGTAACCTTGTCATATCTGTGAATTGTTCcacaattttatttgttattgaaGAAACGATTTGAGCTTGTAATCAGATATAATTTGTCATGTTTGAGCTAGAACTTGTTTCATTATCTGTCGAGAGGATGATACTGTAACTATATTTTGTGTGTGGCAATTTACATTTCATCCgtctattttttatatatgtttgggCTTTTCTTCCTGCTGATCATGTTTACATGGctgaaactcaaaaaagatataTGAACGCCTAGTTGATATTGTTGGATGCTTAAGAATCAGTAGATGTTTTGCTCCATGAATGACTAATGTTAATAAATAACAAGTGATATATATAGATGTGAATCATCTTGTAAGCAAGCGAAAAATGAACAGAAAAATGTAACATCCTCAATGGATTGTTCTGACTTGT
Coding sequences within it:
- the SUS4 gene encoding sucrose synthase, with amino-acid sequence MSNPKLSRIPSMRERVEDTLSAHRNQLVALLSRYVAQGKGILQPHHLIDELNNAVCDDTACEKLKEGPFCEILKSTQEAIVLPPFVAIAVRPRPGVWEYVRVNVYDLSVEQLTVPEYLRFKEELVDGEDHNHLFVLELDFEPFNASVPRPSRSSSIGNGVQFLNRHLSSNMFRSNESLDPLLDFLRGHNHKGNVLMLNERIQRISRLESSLNKADDYLSKLPPDTPYTDFEYALQEMGFEKGWGDTANRVLETMHLLSDILQAPDPSTLETFLGRLPMVFNVVILSPHGYFGQANVLGLPDTGGQVVYILDQVRALEAEMLLRIKQQGLNFKPRILVVTRLIPDAKGTTCNQRLERISGTEYSHILRVPFRTENGILHKWISRFDVWPYLEKFTEDVAGEMSAELQGVPDLIIGNYSDGNLVASLLAYKMGITQCTIAHALEKTKYPDSDIYWKKFEEKYHFSCQFTADLLSMNHSDFIITSTYQEIAGTKNTVGQYESHTAFTLPGLYRVVHGIDVFDPKFNIVSPGADMTIYFPYFDKEKRLTSLHPSIEKLLFDPEQNEVHIGSLNDQSKPIIFSMARLDRVKNITGLVECYAKNATLRELANLVVVAGYNDVKKSNDREEIAEIEKMHALMKEHNLDGQFRWISAQMNRARNGELYRYIADKRGIFVQPAYYEAFGLTVVEAMTCGLPTFATCHGGPMEIIQDGVSGYHIDPYHPNKAAELMVEFFQRCEQNPTHWENISASGLQRILDRYTWKIYSERLMTLAGVYGFWKLVSKLERRETRRYLEMFYILKFRELVKSVPLAVDEKQ